The Aureimonas mangrovi genome includes a region encoding these proteins:
- a CDS encoding winged helix-turn-helix transcriptional regulator, with the protein MRPDRVVPINAHSCPNRLVVEQIADKWSLLVLAALWGGPMRFNAIRRSVEGITQKALTQTLRKLERNGIVARRVLATSPVSVEYSVTPIGLSLQGAFDALHAWAVENRPAVEEARIAFEARSGER; encoded by the coding sequence ATGCGCCCGGATCGCGTCGTCCCCATCAATGCCCACAGCTGTCCCAATCGTCTGGTCGTCGAGCAGATCGCGGACAAGTGGTCGCTGCTGGTCCTTGCCGCCTTGTGGGGCGGGCCGATGCGCTTCAACGCCATTCGCCGCAGTGTCGAGGGCATCACGCAGAAGGCTTTGACGCAGACGCTGCGCAAGCTCGAGCGCAACGGCATCGTGGCCCGGCGAGTGCTCGCGACCTCGCCGGTTTCGGTGGAGTATTCGGTGACGCCGATCGGCCTCTCGTTGCAGGGCGCCTTCGACGCCTTGCATGCGTGGGCCGTCGAGAACAGGCCCGCTGTCGAAGAAGCCCGCATCGCCTTCGAGGCGCGCAGCGGGGAACGCTGA
- a CDS encoding alkaline phosphatase, translating to MFRRTLTSITALALSTSTLVAQELPQAQSEYFTAGQSAIAERVAMENNTNRAKNIVLFVADGMGIGTNYGIRLFDGQQKGMLGEEHNLPHDLFPHSAIMKTYNINAQTPDSAPTAGSMNTGVKQVFNTINVDDSAVYSDCSTEVPLRLFSEIVSDAGKSVGVVSTASVAHATPAAVYAKTVDRQWFHDAPEGCLDIAQQLVNQFEAGVIDVALGGGVRDFAPEGTELEKGTGRRLDGQNLFERLEELNVQYVYDAETLAAADRSQPMIGLFANSDMSYEHDRPEGEPSLSDLTAAALDNLESNEDGYYLMVEAGRVDHANHAGNAHRAFSDGVEFAEAIQTVLDRVNLEETLVIVTADHEHVITFQGYCGRGSPVTGLCMEVGEGQVEHTGEPTLADDGKPFTVVTYGNGPGSVLIQQEDGSYSGERPEVTAEEAQDPDYLQQALLPMSSESHSGVDVALWATGPWAHLFGGTMDQEMIFHVMNQAAFGSDQ from the coding sequence ATGTTTCGTCGGACCCTGACGTCGATCACCGCGCTTGCGCTGTCAACGTCCACCCTCGTCGCCCAGGAGCTGCCGCAGGCGCAGAGCGAGTACTTCACCGCAGGCCAGAGCGCGATCGCCGAGCGCGTCGCGATGGAGAACAACACCAACCGCGCGAAGAACATCGTCCTGTTCGTCGCTGACGGCATGGGTATCGGCACCAATTACGGCATCCGCCTGTTCGACGGCCAGCAGAAGGGCATGCTCGGCGAGGAGCACAATCTCCCGCACGACCTCTTCCCGCACTCCGCGATCATGAAGACCTACAACATCAACGCCCAGACGCCGGACTCCGCGCCGACGGCCGGCTCGATGAACACCGGCGTCAAGCAGGTCTTCAACACGATCAACGTCGACGACAGCGCCGTCTACAGCGACTGCTCGACGGAAGTGCCGCTGCGCCTCTTCTCGGAGATCGTCTCGGACGCGGGTAAGTCGGTCGGCGTCGTCTCGACCGCCTCCGTCGCGCATGCCACGCCCGCCGCGGTCTACGCCAAGACGGTCGACCGCCAGTGGTTCCACGATGCGCCGGAAGGCTGCCTCGACATCGCCCAGCAGCTCGTCAACCAGTTCGAAGCTGGTGTCATCGACGTCGCGCTCGGCGGCGGCGTGCGCGACTTCGCGCCGGAGGGCACCGAGCTCGAAAAAGGCACCGGTCGCCGCCTCGACGGCCAGAACCTCTTCGAGCGTCTCGAGGAGCTGAACGTCCAGTACGTGTACGACGCCGAGACGCTGGCCGCCGCGGATCGCTCGCAGCCGATGATCGGCCTCTTCGCCAATTCCGACATGTCCTACGAGCACGATCGTCCCGAGGGCGAGCCCTCGCTCAGCGACCTCACGGCCGCCGCGCTCGACAATCTCGAATCCAACGAGGACGGCTACTACCTGATGGTTGAGGCGGGCCGCGTCGATCACGCGAACCACGCGGGCAACGCCCATCGTGCCTTCAGCGACGGCGTTGAGTTCGCCGAGGCGATCCAGACCGTTCTCGACCGCGTGAACCTCGAGGAGACGCTCGTGATCGTCACGGCCGACCACGAGCACGTCATCACCTTCCAGGGCTATTGCGGTCGTGGCAGCCCGGTTACGGGCCTGTGCATGGAAGTCGGCGAGGGCCAGGTCGAGCACACCGGTGAGCCGACGCTCGCCGACGACGGCAAGCCCTTCACCGTCGTCACCTACGGCAACGGCCCCGGCTCGGTGCTGATCCAGCAGGAAGACGGCAGCTATTCGGGCGAGCGCCCGGAGGTCACGGCCGAGGAGGCTCAGGACCCGGACTATCTGCAGCAGGCGCTGCTGCCGATGAGCTCGGAAAGCCACTCCGGCGTCGACGTCGCGCTGTGGGCGACCGGCCCGTGGGCGCACCTCTTCGGCGGCACGATGGATCAGGAGATGATCTTCCACGTCATGAACCAGGCGGCCTTCGGCTCCGACCAGTAG
- a CDS encoding NADH:flavin oxidoreductase — translation MDAPQTLSDVATQGDVEALFRPFRIGSLELPNRIVMAPMTRSFARDGVPDQRQADYYRRRAEGGVGLILSEGTVIDRPAARNDPGIPFFHGEEALAGWRGVIEAVHAAGGRMGPQIWHVGSVKSFLTEWVPEGVEGPSGLEAPGKPRGSTMTDADIADTIAAFARAAADARRLGFDVAEIHGAHGYLIDQFFWAPTNERTDIYGGRTLPERARFAVEVVKAMRAAVGPDFPIILRLSQWKQQDYKSRLAHTPDEMAAWLQPLADAGVDVFHASQRRFWEPEFAEIDGEKGLNFAGWAKKLTGKASITVGSVGLSGDFMGAFGGESSGTSGLGEVLRRLERDEFDLVAVGRALISDPQWPNKVRGGAALKGFDAAALRELV, via the coding sequence ATGGACGCACCGCAGACCCTTTCCGACGTCGCCACTCAAGGCGACGTCGAGGCGCTCTTTCGCCCTTTCCGCATCGGCTCGCTGGAACTGCCGAACCGGATCGTCATGGCGCCGATGACGCGCTCCTTCGCGCGGGACGGCGTGCCGGATCAGCGCCAGGCCGACTATTACCGTCGTCGTGCCGAGGGCGGGGTCGGGCTCATCCTGTCCGAGGGCACCGTCATCGACCGGCCGGCCGCGCGCAACGATCCCGGCATTCCGTTCTTCCACGGCGAGGAGGCGCTTGCCGGTTGGCGCGGCGTGATCGAGGCCGTCCACGCGGCGGGCGGGCGCATGGGGCCGCAGATCTGGCATGTCGGTTCCGTGAAGAGCTTCCTCACCGAATGGGTGCCCGAAGGCGTCGAGGGGCCGTCCGGGCTGGAGGCGCCGGGCAAGCCGCGCGGATCGACGATGACCGACGCCGACATCGCCGACACGATCGCCGCCTTTGCGCGCGCGGCCGCCGACGCCAGGCGCCTCGGCTTCGACGTCGCCGAAATTCACGGCGCGCACGGCTATCTGATCGACCAGTTCTTCTGGGCGCCGACCAACGAGCGCACCGACATCTATGGCGGCAGGACGCTGCCGGAGCGCGCGCGCTTCGCGGTCGAGGTGGTGAAGGCGATGCGTGCGGCGGTCGGGCCCGACTTCCCGATCATCCTGCGTCTGAGCCAGTGGAAGCAGCAGGATTACAAGTCGCGGCTCGCCCACACGCCGGACGAGATGGCGGCCTGGCTACAGCCGCTGGCGGACGCCGGCGTCGATGTCTTCCACGCCTCGCAGCGTCGCTTCTGGGAGCCCGAATTCGCCGAGATCGATGGCGAGAAGGGCCTGAACTTCGCGGGATGGGCCAAGAAGCTGACCGGCAAGGCCTCGATCACGGTCGGCTCGGTCGGCCTGTCGGGAGACTTCATGGGCGCGTTCGGCGGCGAGAGCTCGGGAACGAGCGGGCTCGGCGAAGTGCTGCGGCGCCTCGAGCGCGACGAGTTCGATCTCGTCGCCGTCGGTCGCGCGCTGATCTCGGATCCGCAATGGCCGAACAAGGTACGCGGCGGCGCGGCGCTGAAGGGCTTCGACGCGGCGGCCCTGCGCGAACTCGTCTGA